CTATCGTATCTATTTCAAAAATTATTGCTCCTGCATCATTTCATAGTATTGGGTTTATGGGTGGAGCACCGAATAATGATTATTTTCGTTATGTAATGAGTAAAGCACTTCGAACAAAACCTGATTTTACAAATTATCAATCCATAGGTGTCGTGTTATTAAATTCTGAATTTCCAACGGTTGAATCTATCAGAAAAAAATTCCCTCATTTGAAAGTAGATACTATTAGTTTTGAAACCGTTTATGCTTATTATCCAATGAAATTAATTGAGGATATTTTTAAACCAAATGCTCCTGATAGGTTAAAATCACATTCAATTGGAATTCATTGGTATGCAGGGCATCCAGATGCAGGAAAATTTATGAATAAAGTTACACATGAAAATTATCGGGATTTTACTAATACTCCATTGGGTAAATTATTTGTAGAGGTTTTATAAAAATGACTCCTGATATTTCCATTGTCATGCCGACTTTTGGACAAAGTAAATATATCACCGAATCTTTACAAAGTATAGTTGCCCAAGAATTTGAAAATTGGGAATTGGTAGTGGTGATTGATGGAGAAGATACAGAAACAGAAAAAATATTAAAATTATGGACAGCAAATGATGATAGAAT
The bacterium DNA segment above includes these coding regions:
- a CDS encoding glycosyltransferase family 2 protein — translated: MTPDISIVMPTFGQSKYITESLQSIVAQEFENWELVVVIDGEDTETEKILKLWTANDDRIKYITKLNGGTGSALNYGFFQTGGRYETWFASDNKMYPNCLRV